A genomic stretch from uncultured Fibrobacter sp. includes:
- a CDS encoding FISUMP domain-containing protein translates to MKYFVALLLSAVLFVACGDESSSSAPDPIGEISSSSNEDNGSSGKDKDASSSSQKDSKKSSSSAAEKNSSSSVSGKNSSSSVPNPVSSSEESFSGTPCEKDEEGYTVFISQEQVKYICQNGFWIPMSSSSVVQQSSSSKYYDMSRQFNAKLSYGEFTDPRDNHVYKTIRLYDDVTDTLTFFAENLNFGKMISGGNQQGDSTKYCYDDDPWYCENGWGGLYTWATAMAFPAVCDSSQMGSEKCPNTTDESRNTLVPNNSEYVVHQGICPDGWHIMNRGEWVAAIDGHGAMSGSDYLSSEVWNGIVKNPRGFSLLPAGLYDDENDEFSQIMKQAFHWVPGESYDEKANLYKGLFVRATDMDLQRDSENRFIKTAAFSIRCVKDY, encoded by the coding sequence GTGAAATATTTTGTTGCGCTGTTGCTTTCTGCGGTTTTGTTTGTTGCATGTGGCGATGAATCTAGTAGCTCCGCTCCCGATCCAATCGGTGAAATCTCGTCGAGTAGCAATGAGGACAACGGTTCTTCGGGTAAAGATAAAGACGCGTCTTCGTCTTCACAGAAAGATTCTAAAAAATCTAGTTCCTCGGCTGCAGAAAAGAATTCTTCTAGTTCTGTAAGCGGTAAGAATAGTAGCTCGAGTGTCCCAAATCCTGTAAGCTCCAGTGAAGAATCTTTTTCAGGAACACCATGTGAAAAAGATGAAGAAGGGTATACTGTGTTTATTTCACAGGAACAGGTGAAATATATCTGTCAAAATGGATTTTGGATACCGATGTCTTCTAGCTCTGTTGTGCAACAATCCAGTAGTAGCAAATATTATGACATGAGTAGACAGTTTAATGCCAAACTCAGCTATGGTGAATTTACTGATCCGCGCGATAATCATGTATACAAAACGATTCGTCTGTATGACGATGTTACTGATACACTCACGTTTTTTGCGGAAAATCTGAATTTTGGTAAGATGATTTCTGGTGGAAATCAACAAGGTGATTCGACCAAATATTGTTACGATGACGATCCCTGGTATTGTGAAAATGGGTGGGGTGGGCTTTATACCTGGGCAACCGCTATGGCTTTCCCCGCTGTTTGTGATTCTTCTCAAATGGGAAGTGAAAAATGCCCGAATACGACGGATGAGTCTAGGAATACTCTTGTACCAAATAATTCGGAGTATGTTGTCCATCAGGGAATTTGCCCTGATGGGTGGCATATTATGAATCGAGGAGAGTGGGTGGCGGCCATTGATGGTCATGGGGCGATGAGTGGTAGTGATTATCTTAGCTCGGAGGTTTGGAATGGAATTGTGAAAAATCCGAGAGGTTTTTCTCTGCTGCCGGCGGGTTTGTATGACGATGAAAATGACGAGTTTTCTCAAATTATGAAACAGGCTTTTCATTGGGTTCCCGGTGAATCGTACGATGAAAAAGCAAACTTGTATAAAGGCTTATTTGTTCGTGCAACAGATATGGATTTGCAGCGAGATTCAGAAAATAGATTTATTAAAACTGCTGCGTTCTCTATTCGTTGCGTAAAGGATTATTGA
- a CDS encoding HRDC domain-containing protein, whose protein sequence is MQDEKYILVDSEESLANLLADLELYEMAAVDTEADSMYHYTTRLCLIQITIGEHHYIVDPLCGLDLAPLFKARAMQTLIFHGADYDLRLLWQTYGFSPKQIFDTMLAAKILGEDHLGLADLVREYFGDELKKENQRADWTTRPLPLEMCEYAIHDTFYLHELCAILVEKLQEAGRMSWLTEQCDALIEHAKHPAPQRKDPWRVTGSAPLSPCALNVLKFLWEWRENQAQELDRPPYKVMPVELMLAIARRSEANFPTVDLEKLPKLPRNFRDERLNSFVNMLQTAVAVPQSDWPERLPKAPPPPVVPNSDLLSVLKTWRDLKAEELELDPSLLANKAQLIWLAAPGDMPWEARYEEAHLMNWQRVLWTEILQQNLPNAKRVGDPD, encoded by the coding sequence ATGCAAGACGAGAAATACATACTGGTAGATAGCGAAGAATCGCTGGCGAATTTGCTGGCGGATTTGGAGCTGTACGAAATGGCCGCCGTCGATACCGAGGCGGATTCCATGTACCATTATACCACTCGCCTTTGCCTAATCCAGATTACCATCGGCGAACACCACTACATCGTGGACCCGCTGTGTGGCCTTGACCTGGCCCCTTTGTTCAAGGCCCGCGCCATGCAGACGCTCATTTTCCACGGTGCCGACTACGATTTGCGACTGCTCTGGCAGACCTACGGCTTTTCGCCGAAGCAAATTTTCGACACCATGCTCGCGGCAAAGATTCTGGGCGAAGATCACCTGGGCCTTGCGGACTTGGTGCGCGAATACTTCGGCGACGAACTCAAGAAAGAAAACCAGCGAGCCGACTGGACCACGCGACCGCTGCCGCTCGAAATGTGCGAATACGCCATTCACGACACCTTCTACCTGCACGAACTCTGTGCGATTCTCGTAGAAAAGTTGCAAGAAGCAGGCCGCATGAGTTGGCTTACCGAACAGTGCGACGCCTTGATTGAACACGCCAAGCATCCCGCCCCGCAGAGAAAGGATCCCTGGCGCGTCACGGGTTCTGCACCGCTTTCGCCGTGCGCCCTGAACGTGCTCAAGTTCCTCTGGGAGTGGCGCGAAAACCAGGCCCAGGAACTGGACCGCCCGCCCTACAAGGTGATGCCGGTGGAACTCATGCTTGCCATTGCACGCCGCAGCGAGGCGAATTTCCCAACCGTGGACTTGGAAAAGTTGCCGAAGCTCCCCCGCAATTTTCGCGACGAGCGACTGAATTCGTTCGTGAACATGCTGCAGACGGCCGTGGCCGTGCCGCAATCGGACTGGCCCGAAAGACTCCCCAAGGCCCCGCCCCCGCCGGTGGTGCCGAACTCCGACCTGCTCTCGGTACTCAAGACCTGGCGCGACCTTAAAGCCGAAGAACTGGAGCTTGACCCGTCGCTCTTGGCCAACAAGGCGCAGCTCATTTGGCTTGCCGCTCCGGGTGACATGCCCTGGGAGGCCCGCTACGAAGAAGCTCACCTCATGAACTGGCAGCGCGTCCTGTGGACTGAAATTTTGCAACAGAACCTGCCCAACGCAAAGCGCGTAGGCGACCCCGACTAA
- a CDS encoding 5-formyltetrahydrofolate cyclo-ligase, with the protein MESVLLVSALLLLIFGSRPLFEMLRKKRDGEELIGNPWEEIHAIKGYRESRKVAAFYPLTGEPNIMPIIEQLADEDRLLLPRCTGPTTMEFCHVQSLKKDLVKGKFGIMEPRGDIPAYEGDFTVFLVPGTKFNLTGERCGHGKGYYDRFLAKHPGAHKAGIATPKQISVEPLVQKLTDIKMNQIIICREKP; encoded by the coding sequence ATGGAATCTGTACTTCTCGTTTCTGCCTTACTCCTTTTAATTTTCGGCTCCAGGCCGCTTTTCGAGATGTTGCGCAAGAAGCGCGACGGCGAAGAGCTCATCGGAAACCCGTGGGAAGAAATCCACGCCATCAAGGGCTACAGGGAATCGCGCAAGGTGGCGGCGTTCTACCCGCTCACGGGCGAACCGAACATCATGCCGATTATCGAACAGCTCGCCGACGAAGACCGCTTGCTGCTCCCCCGCTGCACGGGTCCCACGACCATGGAATTCTGCCACGTGCAAAGCCTGAAAAAGGACCTGGTCAAGGGCAAGTTCGGCATCATGGAACCGCGCGGCGACATCCCGGCCTACGAGGGCGACTTCACCGTGTTCCTGGTTCCCGGCACCAAGTTCAACCTGACCGGCGAACGCTGCGGCCACGGCAAGGGTTACTACGACCGCTTTTTGGCAAAGCACCCGGGCGCCCACAAGGCAGGCATCGCGACTCCCAAGCAGATTAGCGTGGAGCCGCTCGTGCAAAAGCTAACCGACATCAAGATGAACCAGATTATCATTTGTAGGGAAAAACCCTAA
- a CDS encoding RNA methyltransferase encodes MAFDKNKETEFGIIRHDFKDRESRDGFREHREGFEDFRRRDFNKPREGFNSERPRFNKDRDGFTRRKTDGDRRVSFGDPDGAPQTAIGGIREVTDLLERSPMQVHRVLFMHQSGNPKLYELQKLAKRAHVHVQQVDSKVLNTYTTQHHGVVALLNEKELLVWEDIREEYFKAKENGERKLIAVGTNIEDPRNLGACIRSALALGVDLLMLPAKGMCGITPAVARSAAGALDKMKICRPNNLEAAVGELKLAGYQILGLDADTETNLAGFEFSDQAVIAVGGEDVGLPPFIRKQCDAVLRIPMMPEAHSYNASVALSLGLYEYARLRIK; translated from the coding sequence ATGGCTTTCGACAAGAACAAAGAAACTGAATTCGGCATTATCCGCCACGACTTCAAGGACCGCGAATCTCGTGACGGTTTCCGCGAACACCGCGAAGGATTCGAGGATTTTCGCCGCCGCGATTTCAACAAGCCGCGCGAAGGTTTTAACAGCGAACGTCCACGATTCAACAAGGACCGCGACGGCTTTACCCGCCGCAAGACCGATGGCGACCGCCGCGTGAGTTTCGGGGACCCCGATGGCGCTCCGCAAACCGCTATCGGCGGCATCCGCGAAGTGACCGACCTTCTGGAACGCAGCCCCATGCAAGTCCACCGCGTGCTCTTTATGCACCAGTCGGGCAATCCCAAGCTCTACGAACTGCAAAAGCTCGCCAAGCGCGCCCACGTGCACGTGCAGCAGGTGGATTCCAAGGTTCTAAACACCTACACCACGCAACACCACGGCGTGGTCGCACTCTTGAACGAAAAGGAACTTCTCGTTTGGGAAGACATTCGTGAAGAATATTTTAAGGCCAAGGAAAACGGCGAACGCAAGCTGATTGCCGTAGGCACCAACATCGAAGACCCGCGCAACCTGGGTGCCTGCATCCGTAGTGCACTCGCCTTGGGCGTAGACCTTTTGATGCTCCCGGCCAAGGGCATGTGCGGCATTACGCCGGCTGTCGCCCGCTCTGCCGCAGGCGCCCTCGACAAGATGAAGATTTGCCGCCCGAACAACCTGGAAGCCGCCGTAGGCGAACTCAAACTCGCGGGTTACCAGATTTTGGGCCTCGATGCCGACACCGAAACCAACCTCGCCGGCTTCGAATTCAGCGACCAGGCCGTAATCGCCGTCGGTGGCGAAGACGTGGGCCTTCCGCCCTTCATTCGCAAGCAGTGCGACGCTGTACTCCGCATTCCGATGATGCCCGAAGCGCATTCCTACAACGCCTCGGTGGCCCTTTCGCTCGGTCTGTACGAATACGCACGCCTCCGAATCAAGTAA